The following are from one region of the Blastocatellia bacterium genome:
- a CDS encoding cupin domain-containing protein translates to MEKVNLAEKLARFNDPWSPKIVGEINDAYVKLVKLKGEFVWHHHADEDEMFLVIKGRLLMRLRDRDLHLEEGEFVIIPRGVEHLPVADDECHVMLLEPKTTLNTGETTNERTVAELERI, encoded by the coding sequence ATCGAAAAAGTCAATCTCGCGGAAAAGCTGGCGCGCTTTAATGATCCCTGGAGCCCGAAGATCGTCGGCGAGATCAACGACGCTTACGTCAAGCTCGTCAAGCTCAAAGGCGAGTTCGTCTGGCATCATCACGCCGACGAAGACGAGATGTTTCTGGTCATCAAAGGTCGGCTGCTGATGCGGCTGCGCGACCGCGACCTGCACCTTGAAGAAGGTGAGTTCGTCATCATCCCGCGCGGCGTCGAGCATCTGCCCGTCGCCGACGACGAATGCCACGTCATGCTGCTCGAACCGAAGACGACGCTCAACACCGGCGAGACCACCAACGAGCGCACCGTCGCCGAGCTGGAACGCATCTAG